A genome region from Acinetobacter lwoffii includes the following:
- a CDS encoding malate synthase G, giving the protein MTARIQKGKLAIAKELYDFIENEALPGSGLDSETYWKNFEQVVVDLSPKNKALLAKRDDIQAKIDEWHRNNTFELQAYKAFLTEIGYLLPEVEDFQISTENVDEEIAVLAGPQLVVPVRNARYCLNAANARWGSLYDALYGFDVISEEDGAEKGKGYNPKRGEKVVAFAKNFLDETFPLAQGSHADATQYAVEANALVVTLKDGSKTTVADAAKFVGYNGEASAPTEIVLKNNGLHAIIQIDANSSIGQTDAAGVKDVVLEAAVTTIQDLEDSIAAVDAEEKVEGYRNWLGLMKGTLEESIEKNGKTVTRKLNEDRTFKNVEGGETKVHGRSLMLLRNVGHLMTNPAILVDGAEIYEGIMDALVTPLLSFADIKGENTIKNSRQGSMYIVKPKMHGPEEVAFAVELFERAEQALGLPAKTLKIGIMDEERRTSVNLKNCIAQAKDRTIFINTGFMDRTGDEIHTFMEAGPFVRKGEVKGQIWFPAYENRNVMIGLQAGLRGKAQIGKGMWPKPDMLLDMYKTKTEHPEAGASCAWVPSPTGAVIHAIHYHQINVADRQQELLSTQPLSLDDLLTPPLAKDTNWSEEEKTKELENNCQGILGYVVRWVDLGVGCSKVPDINDVGLMEDRATLRISSQHVANWLRHGIVSREQVEEVMQRMAKIVDEQNTNDPLYTPMSADFANNIAFQAASDLIFKGGEQPSGYTEPLLHAARLKLKGYKGD; this is encoded by the coding sequence ATGACTGCACGTATTCAAAAAGGCAAGTTAGCGATTGCTAAAGAACTTTACGATTTCATCGAAAATGAAGCACTACCAGGTTCTGGTTTAGACAGCGAAACATACTGGAAAAACTTTGAACAAGTCGTTGTTGATCTTAGCCCTAAAAATAAAGCACTTTTGGCTAAGCGTGATGACATTCAGGCGAAAATTGATGAATGGCACCGCAATAACACATTTGAATTACAAGCTTACAAAGCTTTCTTGACTGAAATTGGCTACTTGTTACCAGAAGTAGAAGATTTTCAAATCAGCACTGAAAATGTAGACGAAGAGATTGCAGTACTGGCAGGTCCACAGTTGGTGGTACCGGTACGTAATGCACGTTACTGCCTGAACGCTGCAAACGCACGTTGGGGTTCTTTGTACGATGCACTTTATGGTTTCGATGTCATCTCTGAAGAAGATGGCGCGGAAAAAGGCAAAGGCTATAACCCGAAACGTGGTGAAAAAGTTGTCGCATTTGCAAAGAATTTCCTCGACGAAACTTTCCCATTGGCACAAGGTTCGCACGCAGACGCAACTCAATACGCAGTTGAAGCTAATGCACTAGTTGTTACCCTAAAAGACGGTTCAAAAACAACTGTGGCAGATGCCGCTAAATTCGTTGGTTACAATGGCGAAGCTTCAGCACCGACTGAAATCGTACTTAAAAATAATGGCTTGCACGCAATCATCCAGATTGATGCCAATAGTTCGATTGGTCAAACTGACGCAGCAGGCGTAAAAGATGTGGTTCTTGAAGCTGCGGTTACGACCATTCAGGACTTGGAAGACTCGATTGCAGCCGTTGATGCTGAAGAAAAAGTGGAAGGCTACCGTAATTGGTTAGGCCTGATGAAAGGTACTTTAGAAGAGTCTATTGAGAAAAACGGTAAAACTGTTACCCGTAAACTGAATGAAGACCGCACTTTCAAAAATGTAGAAGGTGGTGAAACTAAAGTTCATGGCCGCTCATTGATGTTGCTGCGTAACGTTGGTCATTTAATGACAAACCCGGCGATTCTGGTAGATGGCGCAGAGATCTATGAAGGCATCATGGATGCACTGGTTACGCCATTGTTGTCTTTCGCAGACATCAAAGGTGAAAACACGATCAAGAACTCGCGTCAAGGTTCAATGTATATCGTTAAGCCGAAAATGCATGGTCCTGAAGAAGTGGCATTTGCCGTTGAATTGTTTGAACGTGCAGAACAGGCACTTGGCTTACCTGCAAAAACTTTAAAAATCGGGATTATGGATGAAGAACGCCGTACTTCTGTGAACTTGAAGAACTGTATTGCACAAGCCAAAGATCGTACGATCTTCATCAATACAGGTTTCATGGACCGTACCGGTGATGAAATCCATACCTTTATGGAAGCTGGTCCATTCGTTCGTAAAGGCGAAGTAAAAGGCCAAATCTGGTTCCCGGCTTATGAAAACCGTAACGTGATGATCGGTCTGCAAGCAGGTTTACGTGGCAAAGCACAAATCGGTAAAGGCATGTGGCCAAAGCCAGACATGCTGCTTGACATGTACAAAACCAAAACTGAACATCCTGAAGCGGGTGCGAGCTGTGCATGGGTTCCATCACCTACAGGTGCGGTGATCCACGCGATTCACTATCACCAGATTAATGTTGCAGACCGTCAGCAAGAACTATTGTCGACTCAGCCTTTATCTCTAGATGATTTGTTGACACCGCCATTGGCGAAAGACACTAACTGGTCTGAAGAAGAAAAAACCAAAGAACTCGAAAATAACTGTCAAGGTATCTTGGGTTATGTCGTTCGTTGGGTAGATTTGGGTGTAGGTTGTTCTAAAGTGCCAGACATCAATGATGTCGGTTTAATGGAAGACCGTGCAACTCTACGTATTTCTTCACAACACGTTGCGAACTGGTTGCGTCACGGTATCGTAAGTCGTGAGCAAGTAGAAGAAGTCATGCAACGTATGGCGAAAATTGTGGATGAGCAAAATACCAATGATCCACTGTATACGCCAATGTCTGCTGACTTTGCCAACAATATTGCATTCCAGGCAGCATCTGACCTGATCTTTAAAGGTGGTGAGCAGCCATCAGGTTATACTGAGCCGCTTCTACATGCAGCGCGTTTAAAGTTAAAAGGTTATAAAGGTGATTAA
- a CDS encoding aldehyde dehydrogenase family protein has protein sequence MTTVYQNLDQQFIHGQWQAGTSTRTIKNINPYTQSEIFSMAAASSVDVDSAYTAAEQAFQQGGLKSIEVRKTVLQNLIAIIQQRRDEIIDWLIIESGSTRIKAGVEVDAALGIIQESLAFPDWIQTEQLESKDPARKSMVLRKPLGVIAVISPWNFPFHLSLRSVATAIACGNTVVLKPASDTPVTGGTLIGKLFEEAGLPAGALNIVAGAGSEIGDYFVEHSVPKMISFTGSTEVGKSVGSKALSSSRIKRLALELGGNAPLVILDDADLDLAVELTMMGRFMHQGQICMSTNRVIVDTSIHDAYVDKLLDRIKMIPVGDPNLEDTVIGPIINQSQVKKHQQIIQTGSEQGAQLVYEGGIEGNLVSPHIFIDVAEDSDLAQQESFGPILPILKARDEAHALNLANATEFGLSSAVCTSNIDRGTAFAAQLDIGMTHINGISVADQSNAPFGGEKNSGLGRFNGRWIFEEFTRTHWLTVPNS, from the coding sequence ATGACAACGGTATATCAAAATTTAGACCAGCAGTTTATTCATGGTCAGTGGCAAGCCGGTACTTCAACCAGAACAATAAAAAATATCAACCCCTATACCCAGAGCGAAATTTTTAGCATGGCAGCTGCCAGTTCTGTCGATGTCGACAGTGCTTATACCGCAGCAGAGCAGGCTTTCCAGCAAGGGGGCTTGAAATCCATTGAAGTACGTAAAACAGTGCTGCAAAATTTAATCGCGATCATTCAGCAGCGTCGGGACGAAATCATTGACTGGCTCATTATTGAATCAGGCAGTACGCGCATTAAAGCCGGCGTTGAGGTGGATGCTGCTCTGGGCATCATTCAGGAAAGTCTGGCTTTTCCAGACTGGATCCAAACAGAACAGCTGGAAAGTAAGGATCCGGCACGTAAAAGTATGGTTTTGCGCAAGCCCTTAGGCGTGATTGCTGTCATTAGTCCATGGAACTTTCCATTTCATTTATCCTTACGCTCAGTGGCGACTGCAATTGCCTGTGGTAATACCGTTGTATTGAAGCCGGCCAGTGATACACCAGTGACTGGCGGCACCTTAATCGGTAAATTATTTGAAGAGGCAGGTTTGCCTGCAGGTGCACTGAATATTGTTGCCGGTGCTGGCAGTGAAATCGGGGATTATTTTGTTGAGCATTCAGTGCCGAAAATGATTTCATTTACCGGTTCGACTGAAGTGGGGAAAAGTGTAGGCAGTAAAGCCTTATCCAGTTCCCGAATCAAGCGTCTGGCACTCGAACTGGGTGGCAATGCACCTTTGGTCATTCTGGATGATGCCGATCTTGATCTAGCGGTTGAATTGACGATGATGGGGCGTTTTATGCATCAGGGACAAATTTGCATGAGTACTAACCGGGTCATTGTTGATACCTCTATTCATGATGCTTACGTAGATAAGCTTCTGGATCGGATCAAAATGATTCCGGTGGGTGATCCAAATCTGGAAGATACCGTGATCGGTCCGATCATTAACCAGAGTCAGGTTAAAAAGCATCAACAGATCATTCAAACGGGCAGCGAGCAGGGCGCGCAACTGGTCTATGAAGGAGGCATTGAAGGGAATCTGGTTTCTCCGCATATTTTTATTGATGTTGCGGAAGATTCCGATCTGGCGCAGCAAGAAAGCTTCGGTCCGATTTTACCTATCTTAAAAGCCCGGGATGAAGCACATGCTTTAAACCTAGCCAATGCGACCGAGTTTGGCTTATCCAGTGCAGTATGTACTTCAAACATCGATCGAGGCACTGCTTTTGCCGCACAACTGGATATTGGTATGACGCATATTAATGGCATTAGTGTAGCAGACCAGTCAAATGCACCCTTTGGCGGCGAAAAAAATTCAGGATTGGGTCGTTTTAATGGCCGCTGGATTTTTGAGGAATTTACCCGGACACATTGGTTGACTGTCCCGAATTCATAA
- a CDS encoding SOS response-associated peptidase family protein, producing MCANFKPLTLEQLHNLGLPEIPFEYPEEVYPNYATPLLFHSAQGLEWRSVNFGLIPKWAEDKTIGTKTYNARNETLLQKPTFAEATAKCHFGVIPVSEFYESKYFDNKPQRWGVRRKDGQATFIAAVYEIARVQGEIVRSASMITMDAIDHPMMKEFHEPGNIKRSVIVIPQQRLQEWLTLRHPDIRSFVEGFPVEEFECSHVPKEKIKKVSPQLNFFDF from the coding sequence ATGTGCGCCAACTTTAAGCCTTTAACCTTAGAACAGTTGCATAATCTGGGATTGCCAGAAATTCCTTTTGAATATCCAGAGGAGGTCTATCCCAATTATGCTACACCGCTTTTATTTCATTCCGCTCAAGGACTGGAATGGCGTTCCGTGAATTTTGGACTCATTCCGAAATGGGCAGAAGACAAAACTATAGGCACCAAGACCTATAACGCCAGAAATGAAACCTTACTGCAAAAGCCCACTTTTGCTGAGGCCACTGCCAAATGTCATTTTGGCGTCATTCCGGTATCGGAATTTTATGAGTCCAAATATTTTGACAATAAACCGCAGCGTTGGGGTGTAAGACGTAAAGATGGTCAGGCGACTTTTATTGCAGCTGTGTATGAGATCGCTCGGGTACAAGGGGAAATTGTACGCTCTGCCAGTATGATTACCATGGATGCAATTGACCATCCCATGATGAAGGAGTTTCATGAGCCGGGTAATATCAAACGCTCGGTTATTGTGATTCCACAGCAGCGACTGCAAGAATGGCTAACGCTAAGGCATCCGGATATTCGTAGCTTTGTAGAGGGCTTTCCGGTAGAAGAGTTTGAATGTTCACATGTACCAAAAGAAAAAATCAAAAAAGTCAGTCCACAACTGAACTTTTTTGATTTTTAG
- a CDS encoding MarR family winged helix-turn-helix transcriptional regulator, with translation MTKKYAKFLPCTEEFNLENFPYYWVTQVHAQYVVNVDHALKKYGVDNSRRRILLALKAKPHASVSDLSEMVVSKMSTTTKIVYRLKDEGLVETYSCEDDARITRVFLTDKGMQMTHKINDLTNVVLEQSFEGLTPLQIEKTMESLRHIFKNLAR, from the coding sequence ATGACTAAGAAATATGCAAAATTTTTGCCGTGTACGGAAGAATTTAATTTAGAAAACTTTCCATATTATTGGGTAACTCAGGTTCATGCTCAATACGTCGTTAATGTCGATCATGCACTAAAAAAGTATGGTGTTGACAATTCCCGCCGCCGCATCCTTCTTGCACTAAAAGCCAAACCGCATGCCAGTGTTTCTGATTTGTCAGAGATGGTTGTTTCTAAAATGTCGACCACGACTAAAATTGTCTACCGCTTAAAAGACGAAGGTCTGGTTGAAACCTATTCATGTGAGGATGACGCACGGATTACCCGAGTATTTTTGACCGACAAAGGCATGCAAATGACGCATAAGATCAATGATCTGACAAATGTGGTACTGGAACAGTCATTTGAAGGCCTGACGCCTTTGCAAATTGAAAAAACCATGGAAAGTTTACGTCATATTTTCAAAAATTTAGCTCGTTAA
- a CDS encoding TerC family protein gives MEFLLDPGIWVGLITLIILEIVLGIDNLVFIAILAEKLPPEQRDKARVIGLSLALFMRLGLLFAIAWLVTLTQPLITVFDWTFSGRDLILLFGGLFLVYKAVTELHEKIEGKPEVTVSTNVVYASFTAVVAQIVVLDAVFSLDSVITAIGMVDNIYVMMAAMIVAMGVMLLASKPLTNFVNRHPTVVILCLSFLLLIGISLIAEGFGFHIPKGYIYSGIGVAIIIEAFNQFGQRNAAKHESKIPLRHRTADSILKLMGGKLETTDSQNNQAQETFADEERYMIGGVLTLAERSVASIMTPRGQISWVDLEDSPEQIREKILSVPHSLFPVCRGSLDKVISVVRAKELLDVLEEPEELKALIKRHRPIYIFEKMKVIDAINTLRTSKGSLVLVSDEFGNVQGLISPLDVFEAIAGEFPDADEQLDLVKVDDTHWIASGMLDLYQLELELGMIDLIDEDAGYISVAGLILDKTNSTVEVGTELNYQGVQFKVTEIESNRIKSVSIHYVG, from the coding sequence ATGGAATTTTTATTAGATCCCGGAATCTGGGTAGGTTTAATTACTCTTATTATTCTTGAAATTGTTTTAGGTATTGATAACCTAGTCTTCATTGCCATTCTGGCTGAAAAACTTCCTCCTGAACAACGCGATAAAGCACGTGTTATTGGTTTGTCTCTCGCATTATTCATGCGTCTAGGCCTGTTATTTGCCATTGCCTGGTTGGTCACTTTGACACAACCATTGATTACTGTGTTTGACTGGACCTTCTCCGGTCGGGACCTGATCTTGTTATTTGGTGGCTTGTTCCTGGTGTATAAGGCCGTTACTGAGCTGCATGAAAAGATTGAAGGTAAACCTGAAGTCACAGTGTCTACCAATGTGGTATATGCAAGTTTCACTGCTGTTGTTGCACAGATTGTTGTTTTAGATGCTGTTTTCTCTTTAGATTCAGTGATTACCGCCATTGGTATGGTCGACAATATTTATGTCATGATGGCTGCCATGATTGTCGCAATGGGCGTGATGCTACTGGCATCGAAACCATTGACCAATTTTGTGAACCGTCATCCAACCGTGGTGATTCTGTGTTTAAGCTTCCTACTTTTGATTGGTATCAGCCTGATTGCAGAAGGTTTTGGTTTCCATATTCCAAAAGGCTATATCTATTCAGGTATTGGTGTTGCGATCATAATCGAAGCATTCAACCAGTTCGGTCAGCGTAATGCTGCTAAACATGAATCCAAGATTCCTTTGCGTCATCGTACGGCTGACTCGATCCTGAAGTTAATGGGTGGCAAGCTAGAGACGACCGACAGTCAAAATAATCAGGCACAAGAAACCTTTGCAGATGAAGAACGCTATATGATTGGTGGGGTGCTTACCCTTGCAGAGCGTTCAGTCGCTTCGATCATGACGCCGCGCGGTCAGATTTCATGGGTTGATCTGGAAGATAGCCCAGAACAGATCCGTGAAAAAATTCTGTCTGTTCCACACAGTCTGTTCCCGGTATGTCGCGGTAGCCTAGATAAGGTGATTAGCGTAGTACGTGCCAAAGAATTATTGGATGTACTGGAAGAGCCGGAAGAATTAAAAGCACTGATTAAACGTCATCGCCCAATTTATATCTTTGAAAAGATGAAAGTTATTGACGCGATTAATACCTTGCGTACCTCTAAAGGTTCTTTGGTCTTGGTGAGTGACGAGTTTGGTAATGTACAGGGTCTGATTTCACCGCTAGATGTATTTGAAGCAATTGCCGGTGAATTCCCGGATGCAGATGAACAGCTGGATCTGGTGAAAGTGGATGATACGCACTGGATCGCATCGGGCATGTTAGATCTTTATCAGCTTGAGCTTGAGCTTGGCATGATTGATCTGATTGATGAAGATGCTGGCTATATCAGTGTTGCGGGTTTGATTCTGGATAAAACTAACAGTACGGTTGAAGTGGGCACCGAGTTAAATTATCAAGGTGTGCAGTTCAAAGTCACTGAAATTGAAAGCAATCGTATCAAGTCGGTCAGCATTCATTACGTAGGTTAA